The following coding sequences lie in one Ostrea edulis chromosome 8, xbOstEdul1.1, whole genome shotgun sequence genomic window:
- the LOC125660679 gene encoding uncharacterized protein LOC125660679 isoform X4: protein MEQFLQETKSCLAKKNYNDKTIHVVIGNEACDLDSVISALTYGYFLHKTSTSSQTLCLPVLNTQKSRFHLKTDTKFLLSKTGINPDCLTFKDDLDLHDLHQQGRLSLTLVDHNVLVGGDVVLEDSVSTVIDHRPLERKPSDRVKVVQDLVGSCCSLVSGILLDCPEFTLCPLTATLLLGTILVDTVNTSPEAGKTTLHDEEMLRRLTQIVPDLDKDQLYKDIQEAKNDITALSTQEVLEKDLKCVVHGDRSVVTSSVPASLEVFLCRPDVLEAMGSVMHERKGQSMVVMTMHVNKGVPSREILIFSQSEAETKKLAEFLKTNQEIELSLQPFTCDLKSSLAYYQGNVKASRKKVLPLVKSYLQVTNIPQGDLLLNFDPLGSTVNSDTLLDFSDNSASVPKDSGSTNPIFLLEPAANSNNNSTSRDLLGLFDSTATQNNPKINIKLSNSPEGPSTSSGIPDLLGDFTEADVMESPLRTPDLMQSLSEASSGPGSTMNSHPGSGYPSHTVTPPETATPPNSLISSGFHSNNEFTLPSMNNAEIIEKIQQKKSQMMPHGSRGDSSENYPFTPNNSVADIQFDSLAREHNLRTLNNSQMVQQVEHKRKSLGGEAELLPASDLGGENVPFTPQNSFVSEQFSEFYSRESSLPSLNNAEMLQRIQEKRASMAGGDIEADREEEEDSVPFTPQNSFIESNFDLIAKEYMLPSLNNADTVRQVQQKRSSLSSRLEDTEAAESAAPVEGGVSSTDAEGGVSPGQSFSPFTPQNSFVESNMEKFDKLGLDFNSLNTRLLDISQDKPTAALPLVPNLSQLDPMTFNPTTTIPENVVAKKIAEDMTMDSQQASASWQLLELDFDDDNDGDSTAKNHGKSSGTMGKEGAPGAQKEGSQSDETGPMKGDSPLQDVAFSLAGDLIEHVLDNFEPEGVLVNNALAGSPAAGDGSDVLEPTLEKPVEERRVPSVTVTNIDPESPLRKAASNNQLITLETEYLSRVDPFHGNYDLVTNQGDREVVESSSFRRISGESPKTVREEILKAVSPESLADKELSAGSEAGSEEEWNEERTEKNADRKIEEGKEGGVIEEKDGIKIETEDSENTEEHPPSPLLQVAQNLTEAVIKNAVQLIQSETVPSPESNEEKVTSDSPPSPESNGEKVTSDSPPSPESMEEKVTSGTPLPPEANEEKVTSDSPPSPESNEKKVTLDSPPSPESNEEKVTSNFPPSPESNKEKVTSDSPPSPESNEEKVTSDTPPSPESNEEKVTSDSPPSPESNEDKVSPDSLSLPESNGEKVSLDSPSLPESNEENVNPDSPSMFNFDSVDSMEESGSSPSDRSSSTTEASYRLSSPECTGGAEGEDRPVVNNSCLSQGSISNESLSSYAVIRSDVDLDKVQKSGISFGSISNESLSSYSGMKSDQNEESLSTFSGMKSDKDVDKSGGAGLSVASISNESLASYSGVKSDMNLVDLQGEVFPSSDDCVPGNPPSITAEESADAKVTEESSVVLFKVESDDNLEQESDEMRKKIEGASRDMVINGLTSVILDEEVRLSESSMSSNLTPTSPVDEEVRLSESSMSSNLMPMSPVDEEGTVKSSQSNEGLASMSVSSDAFDVVDSTGRKDTAEGT from the exons AGTTAAGGTAGTACAGGATTTGGTGGGGTCCTGCTGTTCACTGGTGTCCGGAATACTGCTGGACTGTCCGGAATTCACTCTCTGTCCACTGACAGCCACATTGTTATTGG GTACAATATTAGTGGACACCGTGAATACGAGCCCAGAGGCAGGAAAGACAACTCTTCATGACGAGGAGATGTTACGCAGACTTACACAGATAGTACCTGACCTAGATAAGGACCAATTGTATAAAGACATTCAGGAGgcaaaaaatgacatcacag CTCTGAGCACACAGGAAGTCCTGGAGAAAGATCTGAAGTGTGTTGTCCATGGCGACCGGTCGGTGGTTACGTCGTCCGTACCCGCGTCTTTAGAG GTATTTTTGTGTCGTCCCGATGTGTTGGAGGCCATGGGTTCAGTGATGCATGAACGGAAAGGACAGAGTATGGTTGTCATGACAATGCATGTGAACAAAGGGGTCCCTAGCAgggaaattttaattttctcgCAAAGTGAAGCTGAAACAAAGAAG CTGGCAGAATTCTTAAAGACAAATCAAGAAATTGAACTATCCTTGCAACCTTTCACCTGTGACCTTAAATCCTCATTAGCATATTACCAAGGAAATGTCAAAGCATCTAGAAAGAAAGTCTTACCATTGGTCAAATCTTATCTGCAAGTAACAAACATACCTCAGGGTGACCTGCtgttgaactttgaccctttgGGGTCAACTGTGAACTCCGACACTCTTTTAGATTTTTCAGATAATTCTGCATCAGTGCCAAAGGACAGCGGGAGCACGAATCCCATCTTTTTGCTTGAACCAGCAGCGAATTCTAACAACAATTCTACCTCACGGGATCTCCTGGGATTGTTTGATAGCACTGCTACCCAAAATAATCCCAAAATCAACATCAAGCTATCTAACTCCCCTGAGGGGCCATCCACCAGTTCAGGAATTCCCGATTTGTTGGGAGATTTCACGGAGGCCGATGTGATGGAGTCTCCACTACGCACCCCAGATTTGATGCAGAGTCTTTCGGAGGCTTCTTCCGGCCCAGGTTCCACAATGAACTCTCATCCGGGGTCGGGATATCCTAGTCACACAGTAACACCCCCAGAAACAGCCACGCCCCCCAACAGTCTGATCTCATCAGGGTTTCATAGCAACAACGAATTTACGCTACCTAGCATGAACAACGCAGAAATTATTGAAAAGATTCAGCAGAAAAAAAGCCAGATGATGCCTCATGGATCTAGAGGAGACTCCTCGGAAAATTATCCATTTACTCCGAATAACAGCGTGGCGGACATTCAGTTTGACTCCTTGGCAAGGGAACATAATCTACGCACTTTGAATAATTCTCAGATGGTGCAACAGGTGGAACACAAGAGGAAGTCTTTAGGTGGAGAAGCGGAGCTGTTGCCTGCATCAGACCTAGGCGGGGAGAATGTGCCCTTCACACCACAAAACAGTTTTGTGTCGGAACAGTTTAGCGAGTTTTACAGTCGTGAATCCAGTCTCCCAAGTCTGAATAACGCAGAAATGTTGCAACGAATTCAAGAGAAACGGGCAAGCATGGCAGGAGGCGATATTGAGGCTGACCGAGAGGAGGAGGAGGACTCGGTTCCTTTCACTCCCCAAAACAGCTTCATAGAAAGTAACTTTGACTTGATAGCGAAGGAGTACATGTTACCTAGCCTGAACAATGCAGACACGGTACGACAGGTTCAACAGAAACGTTCCTCACTGAGCAGCAGACTAGAAGATACAGAAGCAGCCGAGTCCGCTGCTCCTGTAGAAGGGGGCGTGTCCTCAACTGATGCAGAGGGAGGTGTGTCCCCTGGACAGAGTTTCTCCCCTTTCACTCCTCAGAACAGCTTCGTGGAATCCAATATGGAGAAGTTTGACAAACTAGGCCTGGATTTTAATTCCCTCAATACCCGTCTTCTCGACATCAGTCAGGATAAACCCACGGCAGCTCTACCACTGGTGCCAAATTTATCACAGCTTGACCCCATGACCTTTAACCCCACGACAACCATACCGGAAAATGTGGTTGCCAAGAAAATAGCTGAAGACATGACGATGGACTCTCAACAAGCTTCTGCAAGCTGGCAGCTGCTGGAGTTGGACTTTGATGATGACAATGATGGTGACAGCACTGCAAAGAATCATGGGAAATCCAGTGGAACTATGGGAAAAGAGGGTGCCCCAGGAGCTCAGAAGGAGGGAAGCCAGTCTGACGAGACTGGGCCAATGAAGGGGGATTCCCCTTTACAGGATGTAGCCTTCTCCCTGGCAGGGGACCTAATTGAACATGTGTTGGACAACTTTGAACCGGAGGGAGTTTTAGTGAACAATGCATTAGCTGGTTCTCCTGCTGCAGGGGATGGATCGGATGTTCTGGAACCTACACTAGAGAAGCCGGTGGAGGAGAGACGGGTACCAAGTGTGACTGTCACCAATATTGACCCGG AATCACCACTGAGGAAGGCAGCCAGTAATAATCAGCTGATCACCTTGGAAACAGAATACCTGTCCAGAGTTGACCCATTCCACGGAAACTATGACCTAGTTACCAACCAAGGGGATCGGGAAGTCGTGGAGAGCTCGAGTTTCCGCAGAATAAGCGGGGAATCCCCGAAAACAGTCCGTGAGGAAATTCTGAAAGCAGTCTCCCCTGAATCGCTGGCGGACAAGGAACTGTCAGCTGGCTCAGAGGCAGGAAGTGAGGAGGAATGGAATGAAGAAAGGACGGAGAAGAATGCAGATAGAAAGATTGAAGAAGGAAAAGAGGGAGGAGTGATTGAGGAAAAAGATGGAATCAAAATTGAAACCGAAGATTCTG AGAATACAGAGGAACACCCCCCTTCTCCCTTGCTACAGGTAGCACAGAATCTGACAGAGGCTGTCATCAAAAACGCAGTCCAACTAATCCAGTCAG AGACAGTGCCCTCACCAGAATCAAACGAGGAAAAGGTTACCTCAGATTCTCCGCCATCGCCAGAATCAAACGGGGAAAAGGTTACCTCAGATTCTCCGCCATCACCAGAATCAATGGAGGAAAAGGTTACCTCAGGTACTCCGCTACCACCAGAAGCAAACGAGGAAAAGGTTACCTCAGATTCTCCGCCATCACCAGAATCAAATGAGAAAAAGGTTACCTTAGACTCTCCACCATCGCCAGAATCAAACGAGGAAAAGGTTACCTCAAATTTTCCGCCATCGCCAGAATCAAACAAGGAAAAGGTTACCTCAGATTCTCCGCCCTCACCAGAATCAAACGAGGAAAAGGTTACCTCAGATACTCCGCCATCGCCAGAATCAAACGAGGAAAAGGTTACCTCAGATTCTCCGCCATCGCCAGAATCAAACGAAGATAAAGTTTCCCCAGATTCTCTGTCGTTGCCAGAATCAAACGGAGAAAAGGTTTCCTTAGATTCGCCATCATTGCCAGAATCAAACGAGGAAAACGTTAACCCAGATTCTCCGTCTATGTTCAATTTTGACTCGGTGGACAGCATGGAAGAATCTGGGTCGTCACCATCGGACAGATCGTCCTCGACAACGGAGGCCAGCTACAGGCTCTCCTCCCCAGAGTGCACGGGAGGAGCTGAGGGCGAGGACCGCCCCGTGGTAAATAACTCCTGTCTCTCCCAGGGCAGCATTAGTAACGAGAGTTTATCATCGTATGCCGTCATCAGAAGTGATGTGGATTTAGATAAGGTACAAAAATCTGGGATATCATTCGGCAGTATCAGCAATGAAAGTCTGTCATCGTATTCCGGAATGAAGAGTGACCAGAATGAAGAAAGTCTGTCGACTTTTTCCGGAATGAAGAGTGACAAGGATGTAGACAAAAGTGGCGGTGCTGGGCTGTCTGTAGCTAGCATCAGCAACGAAAGTTTGGCGTCGTACTCGGGTGTCAAAAGTGACATGAATTTAGTAGATTTACAGGGTGAGGTCTTTCCTTCGTCAGATGATTGTGTACCTGGGAATCCACCATCTATAACAGCCGAGGAGTCAGCTGATGCGAAAGTGACCGAGGAAAGCTCCGTGGTGCTATTCAAAGTGGAATCCGACGATAATCTAGAACAAGAATCGGATGAAATGAGAAAAAAGATAGAAGGAGCTTCTAGGGACATGGTGATAAATGGATTGACCAGCGTTATACTGGACGAGGAAGTCCGATTGTCAGAGTCTTCCATGTCCTCCAACCTCACGCCAACGAGTCCAGTGGACGAGGAAGTCCGATTGTCAGAGTCTTCCATGTCCTCCAACCTCATGCCAATGAGTCCAGTGGACGAGGAAGGGACGGTGAAATCATCTCAGTCCAATGAGGGCCTCGCTTCCATGTCGGTGTCCAGTGATGCATTTGATGTTGTGGACTCCACAGGGAGGAAGGATACAGCTGAG